Within Candidatus Zixiibacteriota bacterium, the genomic segment TACTTTTAGTGTGTCGGTCGGTACGGGGGTGTCTATTCCACAATGACACTAATGTCAATTTGCGTCTCGACCTCACCAATCTTCTGGACGAAGATTTCTTTGTCTTTACACTCTTGCTCAAACTTCTGAACCCTATCCCTGGGAATTGAGATCAGCAGCCCACCAGATGTCTGCGGGTCAAACATTATGTGCTCAATATTACTGTCAGTGGACGAAGCAATCCGTATTCGTCCTTGCAAGAAATCACGATTAGCATTGGCCCCGCCGGGTATCATGCCGGCCTCGGCCAGACGGGTTGCCTCCGGCATAAGCGGCAACTGGTCGGAGATTAGACGGATGGTGACATTAGAAGCTGAAGCCACTTCAAAGGTATGGCCAAGCAGCCCGTAGCCGGTGATGTCGGTCGCGGAAGTAGCGCCGCATTTGACCATAACCGCTGAAGCGTTGGCGTTTAGCTGTGTCATCTGCCGCATCGCCAGTACAGCGAGGTTCTCATCGACGGCATTGCGTTTGATGCCCGTGCTAATCAGCCCAGTGCCGAGCGGTTTGGTCAGGTACAGGCTATCTCCGGGTCGAGCACCGGCGTTGGTGATGATCCGCCGAGGATCAACCACACCAGTCACAGCCAGACCGTACTTGATCTCCTTGTCCTGGATGGAGTGACCGCCGACTACGACCGCTCCCGCTTCTTCAACCTTGTTACTACCGCCTTGCAGCATCTCGGTCAGAACCGATGAAGGCATATTGCCACTTGGGAAGCCGACGATGTTCAAAGCGGTTATCGGACGACCACCCATAGCATAGATATCCGAGAGAGCGTTAGCGGCGGCTATCTGGCCAAACCGGTAAGGATCATCGACAATCGGAGGGAAGAAATCGACCGTTTGTACCAGGGCTAAATCATCGCTGAGTTGAAAGACACCAGCGTCATCAGCGTTATTGAATCCCACGAGTAGATTCGGGTGATTGCTGGACGGCAAATCAGCTAATGCTTCCGCCAAAACCTTTGGCGCGAGTTTAGAGGCTCAGCCAGCGCAGCTGACTTCGGCGGTTAGTTTGATAGTGGCTTCCCGTCGTCGGTCGTTCAAGGCTCAATATCCCCAGATAGTATCATGTTAGTACAACGGTGGTCCTTTAGAGCAATAGCTACCATGTGTTTCATTTATCCTTCCAACATTGGACCAAACAGCATGCGAACCACTGTATAGTAAAGGATACGACTTGCGAGGTGTGATGTCAAGGATGAGAGTGGGAATACGCGCCCTGCCTTGCACTACTAGATGCTCGTGGGGGTCATTCGCGCAGCCTGTTTGCGACAGGTGCAACGACGCGCGGTCCCCTCTTTGTTTATGACTCTGGCTAGCTGGCCACAATTGGGGCAGACCATCGCTTCAATCAGATCGGCAGTGGCCAATCCGAATTCGCGTATCTCATTATCTGGGATTTCCATGCCGTGTACACTGTAATGACAGCCAACTTGATTTCGAGCAAATGACACTTCCTCCAAACGGTCAAACGCCGCACCGGCACTGGTAGACTGGAAATCTTCTGTTTGGCCATCCCTGTTCCAGTTTTTGTTGATCTCGACTGACAGGTTCCGCTTCGTGAACAGCTTCCTGGAGGCGTCAACAAGTTCACCGAGAGTGTATAGATTGTCTTGTTTCCTTGGCACATGCATACCGTACAAAAGGGCGAGTTGATCTAGCAAGCATTCGAGCAGAACACCAGCCTTGGAGGCTGTCGCCTGCCTATTGAGAAAATCAGCCTTGGACATATCTCGAAGTTGTCTATGTTGGAGCGGCGAGTTTTGGACACAAATACCATTTCCTACTGTCCATCTGCCCAACTTTATTCGCTCAACACCTTGGGCGTTCTGATAACGGTCCCACCAAAGGCGAAAATGCGTCGCCACGAAGACCTGGAGGAAATTTGGTGCTTCGGCAATGAGCAGTCCCACGATTCTTCCAACATGCAGATTATCCACCGATGTGAAAACGTCGTCTATGAGTAGTATCGTCTCCTTAGGGTTCTTTCGTTTGGCCAGCGCGAGCCATACGCAAAAGCCCAGTGTGTCGAGGTGTGACTCGCTGAAAACAGTCTGCGGCAAGACATTGGTGTGGTCACCGAAGGACCCACTCTGCTCCACGGAACTCCGTTTCTTTTCGTCCATTCTTAGTTTGCTAAGCCCAATGTTCTCTCTCGGATGTAGTATCCCGAAGAGACGGTTGGCTTCAGATGTGATATCATCAAGAATGTTCTGAACAAATGCCACTCGCATATCGTGTATGATCTTGTGCGCCTGAGAAAGTCGTGAGCGAATGTGATTCAGGAAGTCTAATTTCTTGATAGATTCACAGAACCCGTCATATGGCTGTGTGATCAAGTTGTGCTGGTTGATGTCCCTACCGAGGTTCTCTTGCTTTGTCTTAAGCTGCGCCCTT encodes:
- the selD gene encoding selenide, water dikinase SelD, producing MKLTAEVSCAGUASKLAPKVLAEALADLPSSNHPNLLVGFNNADDAGVFQLSDDLALVQTVDFFPPIVDDPYRFGQIAAANALSDIYAMGGRPITALNIVGFPSGNMPSSVLTEMLQGGSNKVEEAGAVVVGGHSIQDKEIKYGLAVTGVVDPRRIITNAGARPGDSLYLTKPLGTGLISTGIKRNAVDENLAVLAMRQMTQLNANASAVMVKCGATSATDITGYGLLGHTFEVASASNVTIRLISDQLPLMPEATRLAEAGMIPGGANANRDFLQGRIRIASSTDSNIEHIMFDPQTSGGLLISIPRDRVQKFEQECKDKEIFVQKIGEVETQIDISVIVE